The Lolium rigidum isolate FL_2022 chromosome 1, APGP_CSIRO_Lrig_0.1, whole genome shotgun sequence region GGCCACAATGTTATGCTTTCCAAATACTCGTGCATCAGTGGCGATGAAACCTTCAACAGTTTCATAATGTGCTGTTTGCTTAATTTTAAGTGTGCAACCCTGAATAGAAATAAAGAAACATGAACATCATGTAGTCTAGCTTATATAGTATATCCATTTAGCAGTGTAGGTTTGCCAGTTATTTATATTGTTTCTACAATTGTAGGTTTTGAAGTTtatttaaaattttaatattttcaGGGTGTTGCAGAATCTTGAAAATGAATTTGCAGGTTTAAAGGAGGAAATGGTATGTTTAGTAAACATGCTTATGTTGTTATCCTTTTACTCAACGGGCCTTTAATTATTCATGGTCATCTCTAGATGGAAATGGCAGCAACATCAGCAGAACTGAAACCTTCTGATCAGAGAAAGTACAACACACGAAAAAGGGAGGTTAGATGCAGAATCAAGAAGCGCGAGAAGTTAATGAATGGCATATCTGCCTTACTCTCTGCTCTTCAGCAAGCGCTTGATGAAGTTCCTAGCATTGAAGGAGTTGCCTTAATTTTGGGGGGCAGTCTTGTTCGACCCTTGTTTGTCTATGACATTACAGTTACTCATGGTAAATTTGATTCTGGAAGTGCCAAAGAGCAAACTACGACCAAGTTAGCTCAGTCTGTTTCTCGAAAGGTGAGCTACCCTTTTTTGGTACTACATGAAGGATCATTTCCTAGAGGCTAGAACAATTACCATTACTTCACCAGTTCCTGATTTATATCCCCACATGAACATGTATATTTCCAGGCCATCCGAGCTCTCATATCAGGTGGTGCGGGGAGTTTATCTTACACAGGTATTGGTTATTGGCTTCTTATTATATACACTTGGCTGGGTATGCATTGAACTTTTTGGCTTACTGCTTTTACTCCCACTGTTTTGGAAGGCCCTACCAAGCTGTTTCTGCTGGTCAGATGTCCCTGTTCGTTGAACTTACCCCTGGATTTCATGCCAAAACGTGATTTCCGTTACAGTAAGAAGGTGTAGTTCCTTTATGAATTATATGGCTAACTTACTCTATTGGTTATACCATCCATTTTTTGATGATAAACATATGAACGCAAACTTCTGCTTGCAGGTTGCGCCCCAGCATATGTCTATAAAATGTAATGCATCGGAATCCCAAAAGAATAATAAGCATGTTACATCACTCGTGGATGCTTTATGTTGCAGCTCAGAATCTTTTCCTTCAGATGTTATCTGGTAATATTTCTGACCATCATTTTGTTTTGTGGGTAGTATTTCTGACCATCTTTCTATCGCATGGATCACTATTGTTAGTTTCTGCTATGATTTTCGACCCTTTTATATTGGTGTATTGATAGTTCGGTGAGTCTTATCTTAGAGCGGTGGATCACAAAGTATTTACCAGAAAccagattatgttactaaactgcATGCATTCCTAGGCATTGCACCTTGCAGATTTAGCTACTAGTTCCTTTGAGGTTTACATCACCCCAGGCATCTTGACAGTGAACGTTGCTCGTTTGCTTTTGATGTTTTGAACTATATATCGATTTGCTACGTTCTCAAATTGTTGTCAAAATACTGATCATGTGAATGCTTTACCTGCAGCTTACCCGTTCTTTCTAACCGAAGTTAAACATGCTAACTAAATACATAATATCTCTTGTAGGTTCCAGTGCAAGCACACGATAAGAGGCTTACCATGCAAGGCATCATTAGAAGGATGATGATCAGCTCATCTTTGTTGTCCGACATCGATGCGCCAATTGAAAAATGCTGTAGCGAGGTGAACCCCCGGGTCCTGACTGTGTAAATGTACGAAAGGATCAGCATTCTCAATCTTAACATGTCCGCCTTGTGCCAAAAAAAAAGGCACATCCCAACACACGGCTCCGCTCGTGCATTTGCGGGTCGCACAACGTAGCAACCCATTTGAAAATGCAGAATTAACCATGTccgcttttttttttctgttcatTTCTACGGGAATGGCTTGTGGCATGCACATCAGTTCCCTCGAGTACTTGCAACAGACTAGTAAAGGTGCAAGTGCGTGGCATGTATAAACATCTACAATAAGAAGATTTTATTTTGAATGTTATTTCTTTTTAGCGAGTCATTTTTTAAAATACTTTAGGTAACTTTATTACAGTTATTACTGAATCAAAATTACAGCgagaagaaaaaggggaggaTCATCTAACCAAAGCTCTTTATTGCCCTGTTCTGAACCGTGGCGAGCAAGCACATGTGCAGCTATATTTGCTTCTCAAGCACATGTGCAGCTAGCGTTGCAATTTGCTCTTTGAAACTGGATAAACAATTTCTGTTGCTACTCTTAATGAAATTGTGCACCATGCACGTGTTTTTGAACAGAGAAAATCTCGTAGGATTTATACCATGGGTTATCTTTTGAGGAAAATTTGGGGTCGTAACAAATTTTGAGCACATATTCTATTTCAAAGTACAACAAACATGAAGATGCTCTCTAGCTAGGGGCGGATATAATCATGGCTTAGGTGATTCACACGCACCTAATCAAGATTTTTTTAAAGCAATTTGCTAAAAAAAGTTAGCATGTGTGCCACCCTAAAACATTAATTTGGACAAAACAGCACCCTAGTGGCTCAAAATGCAACGATTAACGAAGCACCAGGGATCCAAGTCTTACTCCACCCCTGGCTCCAACCACATGCATTAGCCTTGGCTAGGTTCACCACAAAAGGGTGGGCACCGGCAAGCAAAATTACCATTATCTATAGCATAATCAGCCTTGCCAATTAGATCAGTATTGCCAACTCAGTTCTTAAAGTACGAATGCCAAACTCGTTATAGGCAATTTTCTATGATGCTGCAACTGAACTCTAGATTCAGGCACATTTGGAATTCCCAGTGTCTCCACTTCCTACTAACCTAGCTTACCAAGAAGGTAGTGTGAGACAATATCGCCACTTTGGTACTTCATATTTTGCTAGTGGAGAGACCTTGGGTTTCTTAGTAGGGTTTCTTTGGAAGCTTGACCATGATATATAGTCCTACTACTTGGTATTATCGATCTCTGGGGCCACGAGCACGTACATGAATTAGATCATAACTGAAAGCATTAGTAATTGACATGAAAGACATCCAATTCCAAGGTGTACGTTGTCGATTAAAGCTTAGGGAAAAGCGAGGAGGTTGGTCAAAAAACCTTGGATTAAAGTCATTGCATCCTCTTTGGCCTGGTAGGCCTACTGTGGTATGCTATTAATTCATCTGTGCTTACATACAGAAGGACGATGCTTGTGGTAGTTTTCCTCTAGAGTAGCACATGTGTAGTGACCAAACCAGGATTCCAGCACAAGCCCAAACGTAAATGATCAGAACTATCCCAAAAAGTAACCCATCCGATAGCATACAAAACATTGCACAATTATCAATCAATTATTATAGTATCTGAACCCAATGCTTGATTTGAAAAATGTTGGTTGCTTAAGTTGAACTTGAATCTTATGTCGTTGATGTTGATTCCGTTTCAGGAGTTGATTGTCTGGGTAGTGATTAATACAACCTCTTTATTTCTTACGGTATGTCTACATGAATTTGATGAAAGGAAATAAAAAATTCGGCAAATATTGAGATTTGACGTGGATTAGATTATTTTGACAAATCAACGGTTGATAGCTTTTTCTTCGGGAGTAAACAACttttgttagagcatgtctaacagaccgcttaaaagggccaaacccgtataataaccgccggaatacgggtttcggctctacccggccgtctagcagaccccgtaaaaccggcccccgctccgatttttgttgttttcgattacggggcgggctttcgccccctacttgtgcggggtgggagcgggaatAGAGGGCGAAACCAGTATCCCCCCTCCACTGCGCGCGGACGGTTTCAGCGAAAcccaaccgccaccgccgccgctcgatctcctccgccccgcccttcCCGGCAACGTCGCGGCCGGATCCCGCTGCCATGGATCCTCCGCAAGGGCCGCCATCCGCCGACGGTGCATCTCCGACAGCtgcggtggttgatgtccccgtcgtAGGTCCGCCCAACACCGGCGacgtgtcggccatgatctccgccaccatcccgtcgaagaggaagaggattccgAAGAAATTCTTCGAAGCCCCTTCGGCGGCCGCAGCTCCGCCGGCCGCAgccccgccggctgccaagaaagggggcaggatgaagacgaaggcggccgggccgaggggtGCTCCGCAGCCCAAGGTGAAGACAAAGCAGGTCAACCGCATCGGCCTCACGCCTCCACCGTCTTCCAAGGCCACGGCCcctcctccctccgttccgtccgatgcgatgcccgcgccgccgccacccaccatggacgtagacaaggtgttcgatgttgagtccacaacatcgtacatggacatgctcaatgaATCCGCGGTGGATTTGGACGCCGGCATCGATGCGttcgatggggagtgcaacgTCGAAGATATTGATGACGAGGgggaggatgagggtgacgaggaggaggtggttgagg contains the following coding sequences:
- the LOC124683935 gene encoding uncharacterized protein LOC124683935, which gives rise to MEMTSSSGVGETQGSGSVVEVQVAAAALRRSEVFHVVKELVGFVLYMHHQIPSVLQNLENEFAGLKEEMMEMAATSAELKPSDQRKYNTRKREVRCRIKKREKLMNGISALLSALQQALDEVPSIEGVALILGGSLVRPLFVYDITVTHGKFDSGSAKEQTTTKLAQSVSRKAIRALISGGAGSLSYTGPTKLFLLVRCPCSLNLPLDFMPKRDFRYSKKVAPQHMSIKCNASESQKNNKHVTSLVDALCCSSESFPSDVIWFQCKHTIRGLPCKASLEG